The Deltaproteobacteria bacterium genomic sequence AGTCGAGCCGGGTCGCCTCAAGCACCTTCAACAATCCCGAGCTCGAGCAGTGCATCGCCGCGCGATTCAAGAGTTGGCTGTTCCCGAAGCCGAAGGGTGACGGAATCGTCAACGTGACCTATCCCATCATCCTCAACAAGGCCGCGCCCTAGGAGGATCCAGCCATGCCCGACTTCAGCACCCTCAAGATCGACGCCGATCCGCAGAATCCACGCATCGCGCGACTGATCCTCAATCGGCCCGAGCGGCTCAACGCCATCGCCGAGCAAACCCCGCGCGAGCTGCGCGAGGCGATCGACTGGGCCAATTCACAAGATCAAATCCACGCGATCGTCATCGAAGGCGCAGGGAAGGGCTTCTGCGGCGGCTATGATCTTTCGCATTTCGGTGCCGGCCAGATCGATCATCCCTGCCAGCAGGAGAAACAGCCGTGGGATCCGATGGTCGATTACGCCTTCATGAAGCGGAACACCGAAGACTTCATGAGCCTCTGGCGCAGTCCGAAGCCCACCATCGCCAAGGTCCACGGCCACGCCGTCGCAGGTGGCAGCGACATCGCGCTCTGCTGCGATCTGCTGGTGATGGCCGAGGACGCTCGCATTGGCTACATGCCCACGCGCGTCTGGGGTTGCCCCACGACGGCGATGTGGACCTTCCGCCTCGGCCCCACGCGCGCCAAGCAGCTCATGTTTACCGGCGACACCATCGATGGACGAACCGCGCTCGAGTGGGGCTTGGCCAATGTGGTCGCGCCGGCCGACGAGCTCGAGGCCGCGGTGCGCAAGCTCGCCGACCGCATCTCCGGGGTTCCGCGCAGCCACCTCGCGATGCACAAGATGGTCGTGAACCAGGTGATGCTCACCATGGGCCTCGAGCAAACCCAGAGCCTGGCCACGCTCTTTGACGGCATCACCCGACACAACCCCGAAGGCCTCTGGTTTCGTCGCTACGCACAGGCGGAGGGCTTCAAGGCCGCAGTCCAATGGCGCGACAGCGGGAGGCCGATTCCCGAGGGCGACGAGGCGCGCGAGGAGATTCGGAAGCTCGAATCCAAGCGCGGCGCTTGAGCCAAGTCGGTAGTGTTGAGTCTTCAGTGCAGCGAGGATTCCGGATGCGGACGGCGCGGTACGTGTGGCTCGTGGCATCGCTGACCCTCGCAGCGTGCGGCGGCACGGGCGTGGTGGGTTCCGACGGCGGCGCGCAGCATCCCCTCGACGGCGGCCTGGACGCTGGCGGAATCGACGCGGGCCAAGCGCCGCTCGATGCCGGCCCTCCGACCGATGCCGGAAACGACGCAGGCGAGCAGGGTGATGCAGGGCCGCATGACGCGGGACTTGTCGACGCCGGCCCGGCTGACGCGGGTGGGCCGCTGGACGCCGGACCCACCGACGCAGGGCCCTTCGACGCCGGCTCCACGACCTCCTGGCCAGGACCGCAAGCGAGCATCGTGACGGTGCCTGGCTCGAGCGAGATTCACCTCGAGGTAAACGGACAGCAGTTCCAGCCGGTATTCGTGAGCGTCAATCCACAAGCCATTCAGGATCCCTCGGGCTGGCAGACGCTGCTCGCCGAGGTGGATCTGGCGAGCACGCAGGGCATGCCGGTCATTGATCTCATGCTGGGCAATCGTTCGCCGGCGTTTCTGGATCAGCTCGCCCAGGAGCTTGGCAATCGACAAGTTTATCTGTGGCTTCGCTTCGACTCATGGGTGCCCGAGCTGGCCAACGTGAGCCCGCCACTCTTGCAAGACACCGCCGGCGACGAGGCGCCGGGCTATCGCCAGACCTACGCGTACGGGCACTCCCAGACCTGGACGAGCATTCCCTTCTACTCGAGCCTCAACGCCGACTGGCTCGCTGCCGAGCAGCTCGCGCTCGCGGAGCTCATTGCGGACATCAGCCAGTCGGCGATTGCGGACCGGGTCATCGGCCTGCGGCCGACCTACATGGCAGGTGGGGAGTGGTTCCAGCCGCCGATTGCGTTCCACGACAACACGCTCGACGAATCGCCGCCGAACGCGTTCCCCTGGAGCAATCCCGACGTCTATTCGCTGTGGGATTACGGCACGGCGGAGCAGTCGGACTTCGCGAGCTGGCTCACCGCGAATGGCTACGGGCCGATCGCGTTTCCGACGCCGACCGAGCGCGTCGAGCCCACCTTGGGCCGCACGTTTGTGCTCGACGGCTCGGGCGCAGGGCTGGGCGCCGCGCTGTACCACCGCTTCGAGTCCGAGCGGGTGGCGGCGCTCCAGGACGCGCTCGCGCAGACGATCAAGCAGCTCACCGGCGGCAGGGCGCTGGTGATGATGAACAACGCCTACCTGTATTCACTATGTCATTACAACGGCTCGTACCACACGGCATTCGAGAAGCTGCAGCAGAGCGCGTCGATCGACGCGATCGCCGCGCCTTACAACTACGACACGGCGGGTGCGCGGCACGTGGGCAATCCGTTCATTCCGCACGGTCCGATGGACAGCCCGGCGTTGCACGGGAAGCTTTGGATCCACGAGGACGACAGCCGGCCGTACTGGAGCACCGACGGCTTCCGGACCACGAACACCTGGGCCGAGGACCGTGCACTGCTGCTGCGAAATGCAGTGACGAGCACGGTGCACGGCAACGCGCTCTACTTCTTCGACCTGGACAATCAAGGTTGGTTTGGCGGCGACCCGACGTACGCGAGCGAGACGCAGTCTCTCTATGCAGAGCTTCAGCAGCTGCTGCCCAAACTCGACGGGCATCTCATCAATGACGGCCCTGTGAAGCCCGAGATCGCCATCTTCATCGATGACACCTCGTATCAGCTGTATCCCGAGTTCGGCATGGATGGCGCGTCGAGCTATGGGACGTCGAATGCGTTGGTGCTGAGCATGGTGGAGAAGATCGCCAACCTGGGTGCGCCGGTTCGCTATTACCTGCTCGATGATCTCGGAAGTGCCAACCTCGACATCAGCGCGTTCAAGGCGGTGTTCTTCTTGAACACGCCGCGAATCACCCAGGGCCAGCGCGCGCAGATCCAGTCGCGGCTGATGAATTCGAATCGCACGTTGTATTTCCAGTTCGTCGCCGGGCTCTTCGACGAGAACCTCGTGCCCGACTGGTCGCTGGCGGCGGGCTTCTCGCCGGGGGGCGCCAGCCTGAGCGACATCGAGAGCTCGACGAGCACCTCGATCACGACCTCGGCGGGGAGCGGCTACACCCTCGCGTACTCACCGCGCGGCGCGGACGCGACGAGCCTCGCGTCGCTTGCTGACAGTGCGGGCGTGCATCGCTACGCGAACGGTGCCGTCGTGGATGGCGCGGGCTCGGTGCTGATGGTTCACGGCGCGAGCGGAACGCCGACGATCAGCCTCGCGCAGCCGCAGCGCGTGGTGGATCTGCTCCACGGCGCGGAGGTCTGCGAAAACTGCACGTCATTCGGACTCGATTTCACCACGCCGGACACGCAGGTGCTGGATCTCGCGCCCAAGCGGCGGTTGTTCAAGTACGAGTTCTCGCCCGGCTCGGTGGGCGGCGACATCACCACCGACGAGCTGACCTACTGTGGAATCGCCGATGCGACGGTTCTTCAGAACTGCGGCTTCACCGGCGCCGACTATGCAAATGCGCCACTGACCTCGTACGGCCAGCTCGGACTCACGTACATCGGCGACTGCAGCTGCACACCCGGCGTGCCTTGAATCAAGCCCTGAACCTACGGGCGAACCGACACCTTCGGCTCCGACAGGCTCTGCGGCGTCCAGTCGTAGGTCGCCAGCTTCTTCCCATTTCGCATGGTCACGCCTGCGCGCTGCCAGGTCACGCCGTCGCGCACGCCATCCGGAGAAACCTGGATGCGCACGACGCCCGCCGCGCGCACGTCCAACACTTCGCCAGAGTCCGAGACGCCGTCGCTGTTCTGGTCGGTCCACAGAACCAGCCCGGCCAGCTCGTCGCCGGACAGCGCGCCGTCTCCATCGTCGTCCAGCAGCGCCAGGGGCTCGTAGCCGTCGCGCCACAGGCCCCACCAGGTCACGTTCCCGAAGAGCTGCCGGCCGTCGCGAATGCGTCCGCAGCCGTCCGGATCCCACGCCAGGAACGCCGCCGTCGGCCGCAGCCAGGGCCACGCCCGATTCCGATCGAGGCCGTCCAGGTCGAAGTGCCGATGCGCCTGCGAATCCACATGCGGCACGAGCGCGTCGCTGCCGTCCAGGAGCACGACGACGGGCGAGATCGCCCGCGGCGCCTTCTCGGTCTTGTCCCGGTACGCTTTCAGCTCCGCCAATTCCTTCTGCGACGCCGCGTCCGACTTGCCGGCGAGCAGGCGCGCGATGCCGTCGGCGGCTTCGAGGTCGAGGTCGGGGCCGATGCCGCGGGCAGGGTGGGCGTCATCCACCTTGGTCCGCGCGAAGACCTTGCGCCACGCGGCCAACGCGTCGGCCGCGCCCTCGTGATTCGGCGAGCGCGCTGCGCGTTCCTCGAGAGCCCAGGCCAGCGACACCTGGGGGCGGACGTCGTTGGCGTCGAGCTTCACCGCGCGCTCCAACTCCGCGATGGCAGCGTCGAGCTCCGCGGCCGGGCCCTTTCCAGGCGGCGCACCGCGGCCCGGGTCATCGAAGTAGAGATACGGCGTCTGCTTCTCTCCGCCGATGAGCCGAACGTCCGTTTCGCCTCCGTAGGTCAAGAGGTGAAGGCGGCCGAGGGTGAAGTGACCCTGCTCATCGTCGGGATGGGCCTTGACGTAGCGCTCCACATTGTTGAGCGCGCGCGCCATGGGCGCAGGTTCCGGCGGCATCATCGGCTTGGCCGCGGCATGGGACGCCCCGGCGAGCACCAGCGAGGAAATCACCCAGCGACGCATGCGGTTCCCTTCCTTCGGCTCGGTCGAGCGGGTTCTCCTCGAGGATAGGTCAAACCGTGACCGCGTCTCACCTGGCGCAGAAGCTCGTGAGGTGGCGGCGAACGCGCGGAGACCAGGTGGTGTTCGGCCCGCCAGGCACGAAGTCCTCCGAACGCACGAACGCGGGCGGTATGCTCGAGCACGCCTCCGGAGGAATAAGAAATGACGACGAATCGCCAGGTGCGCCTCGCCGCGCGCCCCATCGGGCTCCCCAAGCGCAGCGACTGGAACTTCACCGAGGAAGCCGTGGCCCAGCCGGCCGATGGCCAGGTGCTCGTGAAGGTGTCGCACATCTCGCTCGATCCTGCGATGCGCGGCTGGATGAACGAGGGGAAGTCCTACATTCGTCCCGTGGACATCGGCGAGGTGATGCGCGCGGGCGGCGTCGGCGAGGTCATCGCGTCGAAGCATCCCGGCTTCGCCGTGGGTGACCCCGTCACCGGGACCTTCGGCGTGCAGCAATATGCGCTCGCCGATGGCAAGGGCGTGCGCAAGGTTGATACCAAGTTTGCATCGCTCTCGACGTACCTCGGCGTGCTCGGTGCGCCCGGGATGACGGCCTACTTTGGATTACTCGATATTGGAAAGCCTCAGCCGGGCGAGACCGTCGTGGTCTCGGGCGCCGCGGGCGCGGTGGGTGCCGTCGTCTGCCAGATTGCAAAGATCAAGGGATGCCGCGTGATCGGCATCGCGGGCGGACCCGACAAGTGCAAGTACCTCGTGGAGGCGCTCCACTGCGACGCCGCCATTGACTACAAGAACGAGGACATCAAGGCAGGGCTCAAGAAGCATTGTCCTGATGGCATCCACGTCTATTTCGACAATGTCGGCGGCGAGATCCTCGACGCGTGCCTGGCGCGGCTCGCGATGCACGCCCGAATCATCATTTGTGGTGCGATCTCTCAATACAACGCCACGACGCCGCCGAAAGGCCCTGCGAACTACCTCTCGCTGCTCGTCAATCGCGCGAGCATGACGGGGATGGTCGTCTTCGATTATGCGGCGCGCTACGGCGAAGCGGCGAAGGAGATGGCAGGCTGGATCGCCGCGGGCAAGCTCGTGCACAAAGAAGATGTCGTGAGCGGCGGCATCGATGCGTTCCCGGAGACGCTCCTCAAGCTCTTCAAGGGTGAGAACTTCGGGAAGCTGGTGTTGGCACTGTAGAGCCCGGCGCGCGTTCGAGGTTTACAAATGACTCAGCTTCTCTCTGGAAAAGCCGCGCTGGTCACCGGCGGTGGTGCGGGCATCGGTCGCGCAACCGCGCTCGCCTTTGCGCGCGAAGGCGTGCAGGTCGTGGTCTCCGACATCGACGCAAAGGGTGGTGAGACCACCGTCGAGCAGATCCGCGCGGCCGGCGGCAAGGCCACCTTCATCCGCTGCGACGTCACCCGCGACGCGGAGGTCAAAGCGCTCCTCGAGGGCACCCTCGCCGCCTACGGGAGGCTGGACTACGCCTTCAACAACGCCGGCATCGAGATCGAGAAGGGCAAGCTCGCCGACGGCGAGGAGAGCGAGTTCGACGCCATCATGGCCGTCAACGTGAAGGGCGTCTGGCTGTGCATGAAGCACGAGCTGCCCATCATGGTCGCCCAGGGCGGCGGGGCGATTGTGAATACGTCCTCCGTGGCCGGGCTCCTGGCTGCGCCCAAGATGAGCATCTACGCCGCGTCGAAGCACGCGGTGCTCGGGCTCACGCGCTCCGCGGCCATCGAGTACGCAAAGAAGAATGTGCGAATCAACGCGGTGTGCCCCGCCGTCATCGACACCGACATGTTCCGCCGCGCGTACGAGGCAGATCCGAAGAAGGCCGAGTTCGCCGCCTCCATCCACCCCGTAGGACGCGTGGGCCGGGTCGAGGAGGTCGCCGCCGCCGCGCTGTACCTCTGCAGCGACAACGCGGGCTTCACCACGGGCGTCGCACTGCCTGTCGACGGCGGCGCGACGGCGATCTGATCCAGCGTATGGTTGTTGGAGGTGCTGCTTCTCGTCCAAGCGCCGGTCGGCCTGATCGCGCGCTTG encodes the following:
- a CDS encoding crotonase/enoyl-CoA hydratase family protein produces the protein MPDFSTLKIDADPQNPRIARLILNRPERLNAIAEQTPRELREAIDWANSQDQIHAIVIEGAGKGFCGGYDLSHFGAGQIDHPCQQEKQPWDPMVDYAFMKRNTEDFMSLWRSPKPTIAKVHGHAVAGGSDIALCCDLLVMAEDARIGYMPTRVWGCPTTAMWTFRLGPTRAKQLMFTGDTIDGRTALEWGLANVVAPADELEAAVRKLADRISGVPRSHLAMHKMVVNQVMLTMGLEQTQSLATLFDGITRHNPEGLWFRRYAQAEGFKAAVQWRDSGRPIPEGDEAREEIRKLESKRGA
- a CDS encoding SDR family oxidoreductase, giving the protein MTQLLSGKAALVTGGGAGIGRATALAFAREGVQVVVSDIDAKGGETTVEQIRAAGGKATFIRCDVTRDAEVKALLEGTLAAYGRLDYAFNNAGIEIEKGKLADGEESEFDAIMAVNVKGVWLCMKHELPIMVAQGGGAIVNTSSVAGLLAAPKMSIYAASKHAVLGLTRSAAIEYAKKNVRINAVCPAVIDTDMFRRAYEADPKKAEFAASIHPVGRVGRVEEVAAAALYLCSDNAGFTTGVALPVDGGATAI
- a CDS encoding NADP-dependent oxidoreductase — encoded protein: MTTNRQVRLAARPIGLPKRSDWNFTEEAVAQPADGQVLVKVSHISLDPAMRGWMNEGKSYIRPVDIGEVMRAGGVGEVIASKHPGFAVGDPVTGTFGVQQYALADGKGVRKVDTKFASLSTYLGVLGAPGMTAYFGLLDIGKPQPGETVVVSGAAGAVGAVVCQIAKIKGCRVIGIAGGPDKCKYLVEALHCDAAIDYKNEDIKAGLKKHCPDGIHVYFDNVGGEILDACLARLAMHARIIICGAISQYNATTPPKGPANYLSLLVNRASMTGMVVFDYAARYGEAAKEMAGWIAAGKLVHKEDVVSGGIDAFPETLLKLFKGENFGKLVLAL